The genomic interval TCGGGTCTCTCATCCTTCGCTTGCTTCCACCTACCCAATGTTCGCTCGCTCCCACTTTCGGAAGCAGCACCCTGCTTGAATCCTGGGTGACCACCTCCATTCTTAGCTCATGTGTTCCAACTGGGCTCATGGCCCAGGGTGAGCTCCGAAATCACCTGTCTATCACGTCCGGCTCCTGCCTTGCCTTTCTCTTATGTCACAGTGGTTTGCTCAGCAGGATAGATAAACCCAAGAGGGTCCCGAATGACCCCTTCAGCTGGAACTGTTGAAAAATATTCCTTTAGGCTGGGTGCGGTAgcctgtgcctttaatcccagtactcgggagacagtcagagacacatctgagagtttgaggccagcctcaaacaaaatgtctcaaaaacaaaaacgaaataaaacaaacaaaaagccccaaacaacaacaaaacctctctGCTAAGGGATAGTGGTCATCTCATCTCCAAGTTGGCAAAGCCTTCTAAGGCAAAGGCACAGGCTTGAGGAGATATGCCCACTGGTGTTCCTGCCTTCAGACAGGCTAAAGTCAGTTGTGCCTAGAGACACACTTTAAAGCTAGCTggacttgagtttctgtcctatgCGTCCATGTTGGCTCTGGTCTCTAAGCCGCAACAGGGTTGACAGGCTTCCTGTGAAGATCCTTAGGAAACTTATACCTGGGGCTGGGTCTAGAATCCAGTGTTAGAGGGCTTTTCTAGTATGCTTGAGGTCCTCAGATTCAAttaccatagtgtgtgtgtgtggtgtgtgtatgtggtgtgcagtgtgtgatgtatgtgtggtgtgtgatatatgtgtggtgtgtgtgtggtatgcagtATGcgatatgtgtggtgtgtgatatatgtgtggtgtgcagtgtgtgatgtatgtgtggtgtgtgatatatgtgtggtgtgtgtgtggtgtgcagtgtgtgatgtatgtgtggtatgtgatatatgtgtggtgtgtgtgtggtgtgcagtgtatgatgtatgtgtggtgtgggggggtgtttgtgtggtgtgtgtggcatgtgtataagtgtgtgtatgtgagagtgtgagtgtgtatatatgtggtgtgtgtgcgtgtgcatgtgtgcacacatgtctcCATGGGGCCTGTGGAGCTCTGGATGGAGGACGTGAAACCAGGGTCCCTACCAAAGGCACCTtccactgccaccactgccatcactgccaccactgccatcactgccaccactgccaccactgccatcactgccatcactgccaccactgccatcactgccaccactgccatcactgccaccactgccaagAGCACATAACTCCAAGCTGATCTCAATCATTTCTTGCCATGCCTTGAGCCTGTCACTTTGCCTTTCTGAGACGTAAGATGACAGTGTGACTGCGGCCACCCCATTTTCAGAGCACCATCTAGGAGTTAGACAAAGTGTGACTTAACACTCCCATTTCACTTGGTCTCCATATACCTAACAAAGTGCCTTTTACTCCTTTGGGGGAAGGGCAGGGTGGGATTTCAACCTGGAACTACCAGATGGATCCCAGCACCTACCTTTCTCCAGGTCCAGGCGAGGGCGGACTTTGGTGGGGCTTCTGCTGTCCAGTGTCCAGGCCTCTTTATGCCCGTCCCCTGCTGGCCGCCCCTGCCGCCCTCCCTTGAAGAAGAGGTTCATCAGAGTCTTGGAGCGCTGCAAGGCCCCCTTCTCCCCAGAGGATCCTgacttctccttcttcctctgtttcttctcctctgtaGATATGAGGGAGCCCCCGGGAGGGCTGGAGGGTGGGCAGAAGAGGGGGCGGGGCATAGGaaagggcagagagaaggaaggggggcAGGAGGGATCTTCGGCTATTCCAGAGTGGGAGCAGGCGGGGTGGGGTCTTCTTCATGCCTTTCACCTCTCCCTACCACACACCTCCAGGGATGTTGGGAGTCTTGAGTATATCTGTAACTATACAGGCCTGGGCATCCCAAGCTGGAGAAATTGGAGTTACGGCTGATTTGGGGCCCATGCTTCAGTTTGGGTCCTGGGACTGAGGTGGGTTTGGAGTCCAGGCCTGTTTAGTGAAGTGAAGCCTAGAACAGGCTCCAGGGATGTTCTGGGACTGGACCTGGGACCTGGCCTAGACCCTGGGACAAAAGCAGATTTGGGATTGCTCTTTGGAGTGTGAGACAGGTTTGTTTGGACTAGAACCTGTGGAAAAAGtggcacccctccccccaacataCCCCACAGTGTCAGGTGGCTCTGGGATCTTGTGATGGGAGGCCTGGGTCGGCTGAGGGCCAGAAGCAGAGCTGTCTTGGGGGACTCTGAAAGTGCAGAATCAAGGTGTCGGGTAGAAGATGGACCATCAGAGCGGATGGCTGTGTCCCTGAGGATGACAGTTGGCCTTACGCTGCACCAAGTTTCCACACGGCTGCCCATATCAGGCTCAGTCTGCATGGCTGTGTCTGCCCGCCCCCAGCCTGAGCCATGGCCAGTGGGCTCCTCTGGCCCCAGGCAGACATCCATGCGGTCAGAGGGTAGTGAACCCGAGCTGCAGGGGGCGCTGGAGGCATAGGAGGAGACGCTGGAGCTGCTCTCAGAGGCTGGTGACAGCTGCTGCAGTACCCCATTGCTCACTGCAAGGGAGAGGAGGCAGGGTAGCTCATGGGTCTGCTTCCTTCCCTTGGGGCCCTGCCATGCTCACAGACTACCCTTGGGCTTCGGGGTAGAGGAAGGAACCAGAGATCAGAGCTGCCAGCTGCGGGCTTGCCACCTCCCTCAGGGAGGCCTTGGGAAGTCACTTCTCTCCTCACCCACTGGGGCTTGAGGCCCACAAGACCCTGACATTGAATCTGGAAATCCTCAGGGGAGGTTATAAGCATCTCTGACTGTGAGAAGGTTCTGAGGGCATCCTGATACTCCCCCGCCCTGCCCGAGAGCCCAGTCCCACCCATGGGCCTTAGCTCTTTGcttccatctctccagactcacaTCTATCCAGCCAGCAGTACTCAGAAACCATCTCTTTGTAGGCAGGGTATCGACCGGTCTCCTGAAGAAGACATGGTGGGCATGGGAGGAGCAGGTGAggagtagggtggggtggggtggggtggggtggggcaggggacaGGAATAGTTTGCAACTCCATTTCTCTCCACTGGGTCCAGCAGGCTTACTTCCTAAACATGCTAATTTCCTTTGTAGTTTAGGCCTTTGCTCTAAAGCTTGTCACATGGCTAGCTTGGTCCGTCTTTGACTGTCACTGTCCTCTTGTCTTGCTTACAAGGCCCTGCCTCAGTTCCCCCTCACATGCCAATTTCATGGTAGCATTTATCAAAATCTGATGATTGCTGTCCTCGCAGGAGCTGAGAGGCCTGGTTGGTTTGTCCTAATCTTGGTGTATCCCAGCACCTGGCCTCAAAGACACTGTTGAGCCAGGCAGGGTAGCTCGTGCCTAGAATTCTAGTGTTTGGtacttgaggcaggaggatctagtgtttgaggccagccatggctacataggaAAAcctagcctgaactacacaggGAAAATCTATAAAAACAAGAATAACACATGCATGCGcgtgcgcacatgtgcacacacacacacacacacacacacacacacacacacacacttgacagAGGACAGAGTTAACAAATGAATTGGGGCAGAGCTGGAGTTGAGAATGTTCAAGACAATTaggtgctgggcggtggtggcgcacgcctttaatcccagcacttgggaggcagaggcaggcagatttctgagttcgaggccagcctggtctacagagtgagttccaggacagccaggactaaacagagaaaccctgtctcaaaaaaaacagaacaaaacaaaaaaacaaaaaacaaaaacaaaaacaaaaaagacaattagaaaaGGGATGACGGATGTGAGAGAGATGGCAAAATGGAGGCTCAAGTGAAGTAGGGAGGGGCCACTGAAGTGCTGAATGAAGCTGGGTGACAAGCCAGAGAGGGAGCCAGAGAGGGAGCCTGGTAGACCCTAAGAGAGAGTCACTTCTCTGCACACAAAGACCTGATCCTTAAAGTAGACATGACTGCCATGCCACCTGAATAATGAAACCAACCATTCCCCAGGCAACCCAACCTCAGCTGTAGCCCAGTCTCTTTTGGCCTGTGCCCCAGAGATCCCCACAACCCAGGTCTTACCCACTGTAGCTCCCACCCCTGTACAGTAGTCCTTGAGGCCTTCCCCCATGCTGAAGAAGAGTGACTAAGCTAGAAATAAGGGAAGCCAGACCAGAGCCAGGCCAGGCTGCTGACCAGCTGAGCCACTGACTGGGGCCTCTTTGAGCCTCAGGTCCCTCTTTTGCCAAATGGGCAGGAAAAGGGTTCCTGCTGTCTCTTCAGGTGGCCGTGGGATTGGTGGCAGTGGCAGAACAAGGAGCCTAATTAAGAACTTGGTGTTCTGAGAAGTTCCTCCCCTAGTCAGGCCTCTCCCTGCTGCCATGTAGTCTGGCGCACCTTGATGGTCAACATGATGTGTGTTTGGCCCTTCAGCACCTCCACGGCCTGGCTGTGGCTGATGTCATCAAACCTGACACCGTTGGCCGCCAGGACTTGGTCCCCCACTTTGATGCCATTCTCTTCAGCCAGCCCCCCATGGTCCACTCTGGGAAAAGATGGGTGTTGGTTGATAAGACCCCGACGTGCCTCCCTCCCCGTCATCCAGACCCCTTCCCTTGCCTTTGGCAGTGCCCACCTGCGTTTCTTGGCCCTCTTCTGTTGACAACACCCTCTGCCCAGGCCCTGTCCTGAAGGGGCCCTCACGTCAACATTAGTTGGCCAAACCTCATGTGTTGACCCATGCCCGGACTCCACTCTCAGCCCTGCCCCCGGCCTAGGTTTTCCCTTTTACCCCAGCACTCACTTGGACACATAGATGCCCAGGCCAAACTCCTTGCCCCCCCGGATGTTGAAGCCTAGGCAGAAGTCATCGGAGGTTGTATAGAGATGGACAATGCGGCGCACACCGTCTTCGGAGCTGCTGTCCGACGGCGTTGAACCGCACTTCTCCACCACCAGCCGCCGGTTCACTACATCCACCCTGCCACAGCACAAGACACCCTGATCCCAGCTCCTCCAGGAACACCCAGTCTAAAAACCCTGGCAGCTAATTGGGGAAAGGAAGGTTCCTTTgtgagggggtggggatgggggaggagccTTCTCTTGGCGCAGGATCAGCGGAATGTAGGTTCCATCAAACGTATGAAAGGAT from Arvicanthis niloticus isolate mArvNil1 chromosome 1, mArvNil1.pat.X, whole genome shotgun sequence carries:
- the Pdzd7 gene encoding PDZ domain-containing protein 7 isoform X4, with product MARGFTVGFDPLGLGELSSGSLSSLSSRGHLGSDSGATATRYLLNGPSRGIRASSPMGRVILINSPIEANSDESDIIHAVRVEKSPSGRLGFSVRGGSEHGLGIFVSKVEEGSSAERAGLCVGDKITEVNGLSLESTTMGSAVRLLTSSSCLHMMVRRMGRVPGIKFSKEKTTWVDVVNRRLVVEKCGSTPSDSSSEDGVRRIVHLYTTSDDFCLGFNIRGGKEFGLGIYVSKVDHGGLAEENGIKVGDQVLAANGVRFDDISHSQAVEVLKGQTHIMLTIKETGRYPAYKEMVSEYCWLDRLSNGVLQQLSPASESSSSVSSYASSAPCSSGSLPSDRMDVCLGPEEPTGHGSGWGRADTAMQTEPDMGSRVETWCSVRPTVILRDTAIRSDGPSSTRHLDSALSESPKTALLLALSRPRPPITRSQSHLTLWEEKKQRKKEKSGSSGEKGALQRSKTLMNLFFKGGRQGRPAGDGHKEAWTLDSRSPTKVRPRLDLEKVLRMLVSHGSQPTSLASPFSFQGSSFLLCFLKQGVWDLYKSLSPGD
- the Pdzd7 gene encoding PDZ domain-containing protein 7 isoform X3 is translated as MARGFTVGFDPLGLGELSSGSLSSLSSRGHLGSDSGATATRYLLNGPSRGIRASSPMGRVILINSPIEANSDESDIIHAVRVEKSPSGRLGFSVRGGSEHGLGIFVSKVEEGSSAERAGLCVGDKITEVNGLSLESTTMGSAVRLLTSSSCLHMMVRRMGRVPGIKFSKEKTTWVDVVNRRLVVEKCGSTPSDSSSEDGVRRIVHLYTTSDDFCLGFNIRGGKEFGLGIYVSKVDHGGLAEENGIKVGDQVLAANGVRFDDISHSQAVEVLKGQTHIMLTIKETGRYPAYKEMVSEYCWLDRLSNGVLQQLSPASESSSSVSSYASSAPCSSGSLPSDRMDVCLGPEEPTGHGSGWGRADTAMQTEPDMGSRVETWCSVRPTVILRDTAIRSDGPSSTRHLDSALSESPKTALLLALSRPRPPITRSQSHLTLWEEKKQRKKEKSGSSGEKGALQRSKTLMNLFFKGGRQGRPAGDGHKEAWTLDSRSPTKVRPRLDLEKAGSVGPVQKFVTWRLRRDRERGRALLSTGSGSPSGQAPNGDEQVQAWESRRPLIQDLARRLLTDDEVLAVTRHCSRL